Proteins encoded by one window of Thermococcus sp. Bubb.Bath:
- a CDS encoding MoaD/ThiS family protein, with the protein MIKVRVLGRGIEKEIEWRKGMTVADVLREVGFNTESAIARVDGRVALEDDRVNDEASVEVIPVVSGG; encoded by the coding sequence ATGATAAAGGTGCGCGTGCTCGGAAGGGGCATAGAAAAGGAAATCGAATGGAGGAAGGGGATGACGGTTGCAGACGTGTTGAGAGAGGTTGGATTCAACACTGAGAGCGCCATAGCCAGGGTTGACGGGAGAGTGGCTCTCGAAGATGACCGTGTGAATGATGAGGCCAGTGTTGAGGTCATCCCCGTTGTTTCGGGGGGCTGA
- a CDS encoding pyridoxal phosphate-dependent aminotransferase, whose protein sequence is MISPSKRAMGIEYAIRDVILPARELEKKGIDVIRLNIGDPGKYDFQPPEHMQEAYCRAIKAGHNYYGPSEGLPEMREAVVQREKRKNGVHITADDVRVTAAVTEALQFVFGGLLDPGDNILVPSPSYPPYVGLVKFYGAEPREYVTVEENGWQPDIDDIRKLIDERTKGIAVINPNNPTGALYEKKTVKAILDLAGEYNLPVISDEIYDMMTYEGKHVSPGSLTKDVPVIVMNGLSKIYFATGWRLGYLYYVDPENKLTEVREAIDKLARIRVCPNTPAQFAAIAGLNGPMDYLERYMAKLKERRDYIYKRVQEIPGISAQKPQGAFYIFPRIDERSKWKNDFDFVMDVLHEAHVLFVHGSGFGKAGDWHFRIVFLPPVEILEKAMDRFEAFMKKRLAE, encoded by the coding sequence ATGATAAGCCCATCGAAAAGGGCAATGGGAATTGAGTACGCCATCAGGGACGTCATCCTCCCCGCGAGGGAGCTTGAGAAGAAGGGTATTGACGTCATCAGGCTCAACATCGGCGACCCCGGAAAGTACGACTTCCAGCCTCCCGAGCACATGCAAGAAGCATATTGTCGCGCTATAAAGGCGGGTCACAACTACTACGGGCCGAGCGAGGGCCTTCCGGAGATGAGGGAGGCGGTCGTTCAGCGCGAAAAGAGGAAGAACGGCGTGCACATTACGGCGGACGATGTAAGAGTTACAGCCGCGGTTACAGAGGCTCTACAGTTCGTATTTGGAGGGCTTCTTGATCCAGGCGACAATATACTGGTTCCCAGTCCGAGCTATCCACCCTACGTCGGCCTCGTCAAGTTTTACGGTGCAGAACCCAGGGAGTACGTGACGGTGGAGGAGAACGGCTGGCAGCCGGACATAGACGACATAAGAAAGCTCATAGACGAGAGAACGAAGGGAATAGCAGTAATAAACCCGAACAACCCCACCGGCGCGCTCTACGAGAAGAAGACAGTTAAAGCCATCCTAGATCTGGCGGGTGAGTATAACCTTCCGGTGATCAGCGATGAGATATACGACATGATGACCTATGAGGGCAAGCACGTGTCGCCCGGTTCCCTCACCAAGGACGTCCCGGTTATCGTCATGAACGGCCTCTCCAAGATCTACTTTGCCACAGGCTGGCGCCTCGGCTACCTCTACTATGTGGACCCCGAGAACAAGCTCACCGAGGTCAGGGAAGCAATAGACAAGCTCGCCAGGATAAGGGTCTGCCCGAACACTCCGGCCCAGTTTGCGGCAATAGCCGGTCTCAACGGCCCGATGGACTACCTCGAAAGATACATGGCGAAGCTCAAGGAGAGGAGGGACTACATCTACAAGCGCGTGCAGGAGATACCGGGAATAAGCGCCCAGAAGCCACAGGGAGCGTTCTACATCTTCCCACGCATCGATGAGCGCTCCAAGTGGAAGAACGACTTCGACTTCGTTATGGACGTCCTCCATGAGGCCCACGTCCTCTTCGTCCACGGCTCCGGGTTTGGAAAGGCCGGTGACTGGCACTTCCGCATCGTCTTCCTCCCGCCCGTGGAGATCCTTGAGAAGGCTATGGACAGGTTCGAGGCCTTCATGAAGAAGAGGCTCGCGGAGTGA
- a CDS encoding lysine exporter LysO family protein, which yields MSKFSILVFSALLLGIAVGFLFHPNIGKGYEFALYVLIFLIGVDIGGSLSEGTDRIPKKALMLPFSTLIGSIAGAALGAVVMGLSLKYSIAVGAGCGWYSLTGPVIAPYSAFYGAVGFLANILRELLTVVLYPPLIRRIPKGAAVSIGGATTMDTTLGLIAKAGGRDVALTAFIHGFILTVLVPFILPVILGI from the coding sequence ATGAGCAAATTTAGCATCCTGGTTTTCTCGGCTCTCCTCCTGGGTATTGCAGTCGGTTTTCTGTTTCACCCGAATATCGGAAAGGGTTACGAGTTTGCCCTCTACGTTCTCATTTTCCTGATAGGAGTTGACATCGGCGGAAGCCTTAGTGAGGGAACTGACAGAATACCAAAAAAAGCGCTGATGCTCCCCTTCTCCACCCTCATTGGCTCAATCGCCGGGGCGGCACTGGGGGCAGTCGTTATGGGGCTCTCCTTGAAGTATTCAATCGCCGTTGGGGCCGGCTGCGGGTGGTACTCCCTCACGGGGCCGGTGATAGCGCCCTACTCTGCGTTCTACGGTGCGGTTGGATTCCTAGCTAACATCCTGCGCGAGCTCCTTACTGTTGTGCTCTACCCCCCCTTGATAAGGCGCATCCCCAAGGGGGCGGCCGTTTCAATCGGCGGGGCAACGACGATGGACACTACTCTGGGACTCATTGCAAAAGCCGGCGGGAGGGATGTGGCATTGACAGCCTTCATCCACGGCTTCATCCTGACCGTGCTGGTGCCGTTTATCCTCCCTGTAATTCTGGGAATTTAG
- the pgiA gene encoding glucose-6-phosphate isomerase: MEYKLPMGVNINLETGVIPGAKKLVRRLSNLKGYFQDEEAYNELLKEDPVVYEVYAIEQEEKDGDLNFATTVLYPGKVGKEFFFTKGHFHAKADRAEIYYGIKGEGGMLLQTPEGKAEWIEMGPGTVVYVPPYWAHRTVNTGDEPFIFLAVYPADAGHDYGSIAEKGFSKLIIEGNGEVKVVDNPRWKE, translated from the coding sequence ATGGAGTACAAGCTCCCCATGGGGGTTAACATAAACCTTGAGACCGGCGTCATCCCCGGCGCCAAGAAGCTCGTCAGGAGGCTTAGTAACCTTAAGGGCTACTTCCAGGATGAAGAGGCTTACAACGAGCTCCTTAAGGAGGACCCCGTTGTCTACGAGGTCTACGCGATCGAGCAGGAGGAGAAGGACGGCGACCTCAACTTCGCAACAACCGTCCTCTATCCCGGAAAGGTCGGAAAGGAGTTCTTCTTCACTAAGGGACACTTCCACGCAAAGGCCGACAGGGCCGAGATATACTACGGCATCAAGGGGGAGGGAGGAATGCTCCTTCAGACGCCTGAAGGGAAGGCCGAGTGGATCGAGATGGGGCCAGGCACAGTGGTCTACGTTCCACCCTACTGGGCCCACAGAACCGTCAACACCGGAGACGAGCCCTTCATATTCCTCGCGGTCTATCCAGCTGATGCAGGCCATGACTACGGCTCAATAGCCGAGAAGGGCTTCTCCAAGCTCATCATCGAGGGGAACGGGGAAGTCAAGGTTGTAGACAACCCGCGCTGGAAAGAGTGA
- a CDS encoding site-2 protease family protein — translation MNRREVEDLAISFLVLLLLFSDFNPRMMLPAAIAILTAFVFHELAHRWVARRFGYYAVYRRWDTGIVLALLLGVATKALTGSTWIFAAVGAVQIYSLYGIIDRRAMGITALAGPATNILIAVIFLALHLAGRPFSGGIVGLTVGVTAMVNAWLAFFNLWPIPPLDGWKVLRWNAGYWAVAIGIAYALNTIV, via the coding sequence ATGAATCGCCGCGAGGTAGAGGACTTAGCGATTTCCTTTCTTGTCCTGTTGCTCCTGTTTTCTGACTTCAACCCCCGCATGATGCTTCCCGCGGCGATCGCAATCTTAACGGCGTTTGTCTTTCACGAACTGGCCCATAGATGGGTGGCCCGGCGCTTTGGTTACTACGCGGTCTACCGAAGGTGGGACACCGGGATTGTGCTGGCCCTTCTCCTTGGAGTTGCGACCAAGGCCCTGACAGGGAGCACGTGGATATTCGCCGCAGTGGGAGCGGTCCAGATATACAGCCTCTACGGCATCATTGACCGGAGAGCCATGGGCATAACAGCTCTCGCCGGCCCTGCGACAAACATACTAATAGCGGTTATCTTCCTGGCCCTTCATTTAGCGGGAAGGCCTTTTTCAGGGGGAATCGTTGGACTTACGGTGGGAGTTACGGCTATGGTGAACGCTTGGCTTGCCTTCTTCAACCTCTGGCCCATACCTCCGCTGGATGGATGGAAAGTCCTCCGCTGGAACGCCGGCTACTGGGCGGTGGCCATTGGGATAGCCTACGCGTTGAACACAATTGTATAA
- a CDS encoding KH domain-containing protein, with amino-acid sequence MNDITERLRKMLNVEVLEVEYEGDKIIVYVPQDQVRIAVGTGGAAVKAAELVLGKKIEVKAR; translated from the coding sequence ATGAACGATATAACCGAGCGCCTGAGGAAGATGCTCAACGTCGAGGTACTGGAAGTCGAATACGAGGGGGACAAGATAATCGTCTATGTACCCCAGGACCAGGTTAGAATCGCTGTAGGAACAGGAGGAGCGGCGGTTAAGGCTGCCGAGCTCGTTCTCGGCAAGAAAATTGAGGTGAAAGCTAGATGA
- a CDS encoding TraB domain-containing protein, which produces MSYLKYVTLIGTMHVSPRSREEVLETIERERPTAVAVELDPLRFRGITSGVKAGLKESLQFGRSGLVSYLLTKFEERLGEEFGMAPGGEMLAAIEAAGRLGVPLILIDEDIRMIMSKILAAPIRERLLLALEGLSFFFPGVGSAAAEELGDPVESYREMTLEFRNRYPYLYRVLVKERNAVMARNLISAVDEFRMRGIKRPRIVAVVGLGHREGIAHLLDSPQLLGNIYNLGFVI; this is translated from the coding sequence GTGAGCTACCTGAAGTACGTTACGCTCATAGGAACCATGCACGTGTCGCCGAGGAGTCGAGAAGAGGTTCTGGAGACGATAGAGCGGGAGAGACCTACAGCCGTAGCGGTCGAGCTCGATCCCCTGAGGTTCAGGGGGATTACATCGGGGGTAAAGGCGGGATTGAAGGAGAGCCTCCAGTTCGGGCGCTCTGGGTTGGTTAGCTATCTCCTGACCAAGTTCGAGGAGAGGCTGGGGGAGGAGTTTGGGATGGCCCCTGGGGGCGAGATGCTTGCGGCCATCGAGGCCGCGGGAAGGCTTGGAGTCCCCCTCATCCTTATAGACGAGGACATAAGGATGATAATGTCAAAAATACTGGCCGCTCCCATTAGGGAGAGGCTTCTTCTGGCTCTTGAGGGCCTCTCCTTCTTCTTCCCAGGGGTGGGAAGCGCCGCCGCGGAGGAACTAGGAGATCCTGTGGAATCGTACAGGGAAATGACGCTCGAATTCAGGAACAGGTACCCATATCTCTACCGGGTTCTCGTCAAGGAGAGGAACGCCGTCATGGCCCGCAACCTAATCTCCGCCGTGGATGAGTTCAGAATGAGGGGAATAAAACGGCCCAGAATCGTCGCGGTTGTGGGACTCGGCCACAGGGAGGGCATAGCGCACCTCCTTGATTCTCCACAGCTTCTGGGTAACATTTATAACTTAGGGTTCGTTATCTGA
- a CDS encoding ribonuclease Z: MLEVFFLGTGGIMPTRERNVPAIALRYKGEIILFDAGEGTIRQMNTAKLSPMKVDKIFITHFHGDHYLGIPALIQTMNLWDRERPLHIYGPKYTFEFIQHLLNSGFFRPGFDIHVHELGETRLRFGDYEVWSFKVEHGVPALGYVFKERDRRGKFLREKLAEYGLEEGPILGKLEREGQIEWNGRIIRLEDVTGPRRKGLKVVYTGDTEPCERVRLFSERADLLIHEATYLSPRDRGESYHSTVKEACDTARRAKVKLLALFHRAFRYSYEEYKKEALNICESLSVNTVVPRDFDVITFKSGTWELRNIMEEKR; this comes from the coding sequence ATGCTCGAAGTCTTCTTCCTCGGCACCGGCGGCATAATGCCAACGCGCGAAAGGAACGTGCCAGCGATAGCCCTCCGCTATAAGGGGGAGATAATCCTCTTCGACGCCGGGGAGGGCACGATTAGACAGATGAACACGGCAAAGCTCAGTCCGATGAAAGTTGATAAAATATTCATCACTCACTTCCATGGAGACCACTACCTTGGAATTCCTGCACTAATTCAAACGATGAACCTCTGGGACAGGGAAAGGCCGCTCCACATCTACGGGCCAAAGTACACCTTCGAATTCATTCAACACCTACTGAACAGCGGCTTCTTCAGACCGGGATTCGATATCCACGTTCACGAGCTTGGAGAGACCCGCTTGAGGTTTGGGGACTACGAGGTGTGGAGCTTCAAGGTCGAACACGGGGTTCCAGCACTAGGCTACGTCTTCAAGGAGAGAGACAGGAGGGGGAAGTTCCTAAGGGAGAAGCTCGCCGAGTACGGACTTGAGGAAGGACCCATACTTGGGAAGCTGGAGAGGGAAGGGCAGATAGAGTGGAACGGAAGGATAATCCGCCTAGAAGACGTTACTGGGCCAAGAAGGAAGGGCCTAAAGGTTGTCTACACCGGCGACACGGAGCCCTGTGAGCGGGTGAGGCTCTTCTCGGAGAGGGCCGACCTGCTTATCCATGAGGCGACGTATCTGAGCCCGAGGGACAGGGGAGAGAGCTACCACTCCACAGTCAAGGAGGCCTGCGACACAGCGAGAAGGGCGAAGGTGAAGCTCCTCGCTCTCTTCCACAGGGCCTTCCGCTACAGTTATGAGGAGTACAAAAAAGAAGCCCTTAACATATGCGAGAGCCTTAGTGTTAACACGGTAGTCCCGAGGGACTTCGACGTAATAACCTTCAAATCGGGCACCTGGGAGCTCAGAAACATCATGGAGGAAAAACGATGA
- a CDS encoding DUF447 domain-containing protein has protein sequence MTLLDLLSDGQVYEMLLVTRTNVTPVGVVKREKALSFKLFGGRSAEELVKWPHAALQATNDVGLIVRLALNIPLDSELPFEESGPYRWIKGLPGVYGDVGCTRKAHSDSLGTTEILSCSLFPKADIPGLLPPRPFSRADCALVEMAIDFTRLGIAVNSPPDEAKRLFSKIKKNYALFSRLGGKDKMGRKIMERALEIASKLGLTEELE, from the coding sequence GTGACACTACTCGACCTCCTGAGTGACGGTCAGGTTTACGAGATGCTCCTCGTCACACGAACGAATGTCACCCCCGTGGGTGTTGTTAAAAGGGAAAAGGCTCTCTCGTTCAAGCTCTTCGGCGGCAGGAGTGCTGAGGAGCTGGTGAAGTGGCCCCACGCCGCCCTCCAGGCCACCAACGATGTCGGTCTTATAGTCAGACTGGCCCTCAACATTCCACTGGATTCTGAGCTCCCCTTTGAGGAGTCGGGCCCATACAGGTGGATTAAGGGACTTCCAGGCGTTTACGGAGACGTTGGATGTACTCGGAAGGCTCACTCCGATAGTCTCGGAACGACAGAGATTCTGAGCTGTTCTCTCTTTCCCAAGGCGGATATTCCCGGATTGCTCCCCCCACGGCCGTTTAGCAGAGCAGACTGCGCGCTGGTGGAGATGGCGATTGACTTCACGAGGCTGGGAATAGCAGTTAACTCCCCTCCCGACGAAGCTAAGAGACTTTTCTCCAAGATAAAGAAGAACTACGCCCTGTTTTCCAGGCTTGGTGGGAAGGATAAAATGGGAAGAAAAATAATGGAACGGGCCCTCGAAATCGCCTCAAAGCTCGGCCTCACCGAGGAACTGGAGTAG
- a CDS encoding metal ABC transporter ATP-binding protein → MVEAVVARNLMIYYSSKPALSDVNFELSEGDTLLLLGPNGAGKTTLLKVIAGFHREYQGELLVFGRTPLDAREFVSYVPQSHSLNEKVPLTALEVVAMGALYRNGILHVKIPEEILERAAKALEFVGLGGIVDKPFKNLSGGQKQRVLLARALISDPKLLLLDEPLSALDPSARAEVTSVLSKIKSKRGITMIITTHDINPLLEIGDRVMLINKRMITFGKPDDALKDEIIKAVYGPLARVIKVEDRLYCITGDFHIFGREKK, encoded by the coding sequence ATGGTAGAAGCCGTAGTGGCCAGGAACCTCATGATATACTACAGCAGTAAACCAGCCCTCTCAGACGTTAACTTCGAGCTTAGTGAGGGGGATACCCTGCTTCTCCTCGGCCCCAATGGGGCAGGAAAAACGACACTCCTCAAGGTTATAGCCGGGTTTCACAGAGAGTATCAGGGTGAACTGCTCGTTTTTGGGAGAACCCCCCTGGATGCAAGGGAGTTCGTCTCCTACGTGCCCCAGAGTCACTCCCTCAACGAGAAGGTCCCCCTGACGGCTCTGGAGGTTGTGGCCATGGGGGCCCTGTACAGGAATGGGATACTCCATGTGAAAATTCCGGAGGAAATTCTTGAGAGGGCCGCGAAGGCCCTGGAGTTCGTTGGCCTTGGAGGCATAGTGGATAAACCGTTCAAAAACCTCAGCGGAGGTCAGAAACAGAGGGTTCTGCTTGCGAGGGCCCTTATAAGCGACCCGAAGCTCCTCCTCTTAGATGAACCCCTTTCGGCCCTTGACCCATCTGCCAGGGCGGAAGTGACTTCAGTTCTATCAAAGATAAAATCAAAGAGGGGCATAACGATGATTATAACAACCCACGATATAAACCCCCTCTTGGAGATCGGGGACAGGGTAATGCTAATCAACAAACGTATGATAACCTTTGGAAAGCCAGACGACGCCTTGAAAGACGAGATAATAAAGGCCGTGTACGGGCCCCTCGCGAGGGTCATAAAGGTTGAGGATAGACTGTACTGTATAACAGGTGACTTCCACATATTCGGGAGGGAGAAAAAGTGA
- a CDS encoding metal ABC transporter permease, which translates to MIPDFIIRAVLASITVSVLLGLLSPLINMKGLAFLTHAIFHALLLGAVLGMILGLLLNNLALVTFVAMVVTVITVLLIAEIEQHGFSPDSAVGIVASFAAGLVVLGFGLLYKVMASRPYFPLSENIVSYLTGEIFLVTTSDLLVLTSIGFFVLLIILLFYRDFIYLSFDPDGMESYGGRTRFYLYLLYTLVGLIGALIVQSVGLVTLQVIAVLPGAIAMMLGGDIRRITLASLSVTLTIQLSSVLIAYFTAIPPSGIATIILGAVYGALIMRR; encoded by the coding sequence GTGATTCCTGATTTCATAATCCGGGCCGTACTGGCCAGCATAACCGTCAGCGTCCTCCTTGGCCTGCTGAGTCCGCTGATAAACATGAAGGGGCTCGCTTTCTTAACCCACGCGATATTCCACGCTCTCCTCCTCGGTGCAGTGCTGGGTATGATACTCGGCCTCCTCCTCAATAACCTGGCCCTCGTCACGTTCGTGGCCATGGTGGTTACCGTTATTACAGTTCTTCTAATAGCTGAGATAGAGCAGCATGGATTCTCCCCAGATAGCGCAGTTGGAATCGTGGCCAGCTTCGCGGCTGGCCTCGTCGTCCTCGGTTTTGGCCTCCTCTACAAGGTGATGGCGAGCAGACCGTACTTCCCGCTGAGCGAGAACATAGTGTCCTACCTTACAGGCGAGATATTCCTCGTGACCACCTCCGACCTCCTCGTGCTGACCTCCATAGGGTTCTTCGTCCTCCTCATCATCCTGCTCTTCTACCGTGATTTCATATACCTCAGCTTTGACCCGGATGGAATGGAGAGTTACGGTGGGAGAACTCGCTTCTACCTCTACCTCCTTTACACGCTCGTGGGGCTCATCGGGGCGTTAATAGTGCAGAGCGTCGGTCTGGTAACCCTCCAGGTCATAGCGGTTCTCCCTGGTGCGATAGCAATGATGCTTGGCGGCGATATTAGACGCATCACCCTGGCAAGCCTCTCCGTTACACTGACCATCCAGCTCTCCTCCGTTCTTATAGCGTATTTCACGGCCATTCCTCCCAGCGGTATCGCCACGATAATACTCGGCGCGGTCTACGGCGCACTAATCATGAGGCGGTGA
- the rnhB gene encoding ribonuclease HII, with translation MGRKLAGIDEAGRGPVLGPMVIGAVVVDEEKLPLLKELGVRDSKKLTPKRRERLFEEIINIVDDYVLLVFPPQQIDSREGTLNEFEVENFVGALNSLKLKPDVVYIDAADVKEERFGKEIGSGLDFKAEIVAEHGADDKFLPVSAASILAKVTRDREIEKLRGEYGEIGSGYPSDPRTRKFLEEYYRKHGDFPPIVRKTWKTLKKIAEKIGAESAKMESKGQLTLESFIKEKKEADLLPALRGEAFGRKK, from the coding sequence ATGGGAAGGAAGCTCGCTGGAATCGATGAGGCTGGAAGGGGGCCGGTGCTCGGCCCGATGGTGATAGGAGCTGTCGTCGTCGACGAGGAGAAGCTTCCCCTCTTGAAGGAACTGGGGGTAAGGGATTCAAAAAAGCTGACCCCAAAACGAAGGGAGCGCCTCTTTGAGGAGATAATCAACATCGTCGACGATTACGTCCTTCTCGTTTTTCCACCCCAGCAGATTGACTCAAGGGAGGGAACTCTCAACGAGTTCGAGGTTGAGAACTTTGTTGGGGCCCTCAACTCTCTCAAATTGAAGCCCGACGTCGTTTACATCGACGCGGCCGACGTGAAGGAAGAGCGCTTTGGGAAGGAGATTGGGAGCGGGCTTGACTTCAAAGCTGAGATTGTGGCCGAACACGGGGCCGATGACAAGTTCCTCCCCGTCTCGGCGGCATCGATACTGGCTAAGGTGACGAGGGACAGGGAGATAGAGAAGCTGAGGGGGGAGTACGGCGAGATAGGCTCGGGATACCCAAGCGACCCCAGGACGAGGAAGTTCCTAGAGGAGTACTACCGGAAACACGGCGATTTCCCGCCCATCGTCAGAAAGACCTGGAAGACCCTGAAAAAGATAGCGGAAAAGATAGGGGCCGAGAGCGCTAAAATGGAGAGCAAAGGACAGTTGACGCTTGAAAGCTTCATCAAAGAGAAAAAGGAGGCTGACCTCCTCCCCGCCCTGAGGGGCGAGGCTTTCGGAAGAAAAAAGTGA
- a CDS encoding dolichyl-phosphate-mannose--protein mannosyltransferase encodes MVKIGRFNVGVKFILFLLLAVGMIGASLWYAYDTATKSSLQDYIGDEVWYVPASRNTLHLLGMDPHYIHNGYEGVNIIFSNEDAMLKYRYIVDEAVMMCDGNSSATIVYQNFPGMYVEIPRKNLPAFMDYLKKIPEGKAYTVTGFHYPDKDNIQNYLNTEHPFLGKDFIMLGMLVFGDDPRGWRLPGIILYGLLQLLVLLATYRVTRSYLASLIALFFVAVDPTLQATAVAAMLDIYVAFFVGLFVFLLIYGWRNLSGFGVGLAAATKLSGAFGYPVLFLQLVADARKKVSWKKTIRFIILLALIGGAIVAYAEYLADYWDAKYFEVLTLLSLLALAEFSYSSRDALKELGLFLNVTLILPLVGFLLPEIPAIKVVGLHQWLRDFLGSFKWHLSYKGPNPWTAPFWEWFYNGNSFHFHFNPDVVANTNPTLLLFAVVAIFAVPYVWKRRGEGALIPFGVFWSTVLFFALQYVMGGKTQFSFYATALVPEAAIVMGVFLYDLVKWEAFTDSLLDYLLWLGRLCRIGRFVRYVESKRKTGEEEKVPTPVADMRVPPLIPMVYVAEDGLPRKNSSPRLPKKKEPRPGGLPKKGEKSAEGEDKKGENAKETPEREPIELDVEEL; translated from the coding sequence ATGGTAAAAATCGGAAGGTTTAATGTTGGTGTAAAGTTCATTCTGTTTCTCCTCCTTGCCGTCGGTATGATAGGGGCATCGCTCTGGTACGCCTACGACACCGCCACGAAGAGCAGCCTGCAGGATTACATTGGAGACGAGGTGTGGTACGTCCCCGCCTCCCGCAACACTCTCCACCTGCTTGGAATGGATCCGCACTACATTCACAACGGCTATGAAGGAGTCAACATCATATTCAGCAATGAGGATGCCATGCTCAAGTACCGCTACATAGTGGATGAGGCCGTGATGATGTGCGACGGGAACTCCTCGGCGACTATAGTCTATCAGAATTTCCCAGGCATGTACGTCGAAATCCCGCGGAAGAACCTCCCGGCTTTCATGGACTACCTAAAGAAAATCCCGGAGGGAAAAGCATACACTGTGACTGGCTTCCACTATCCAGACAAGGATAACATTCAGAACTACCTCAACACGGAGCATCCCTTCCTCGGAAAGGACTTCATAATGCTGGGGATGCTGGTCTTCGGGGACGACCCAAGGGGATGGCGCCTCCCGGGCATAATCCTCTATGGACTGCTCCAGCTCCTCGTTCTCCTGGCGACTTACAGGGTAACCCGGAGCTACCTCGCCTCGCTCATAGCACTCTTCTTCGTCGCAGTTGACCCGACACTCCAGGCGACTGCGGTCGCAGCCATGCTCGACATCTACGTTGCGTTCTTCGTCGGGCTCTTCGTCTTCCTCCTCATCTACGGCTGGAGGAACCTCTCTGGATTCGGAGTGGGACTGGCAGCAGCAACAAAGCTCAGCGGTGCCTTTGGCTACCCAGTGCTCTTCCTTCAGCTGGTGGCAGATGCAAGGAAGAAAGTTTCTTGGAAGAAAACCATCAGGTTCATAATACTCCTCGCCCTCATCGGCGGTGCCATCGTCGCCTACGCAGAATACCTGGCTGACTACTGGGACGCGAAGTACTTCGAGGTTCTGACGCTCCTCTCACTGCTGGCGCTGGCAGAGTTCAGCTACTCAAGCAGGGACGCGCTGAAGGAACTTGGACTTTTCCTCAACGTTACCCTCATCCTGCCCCTCGTGGGCTTCCTTCTCCCGGAGATCCCGGCCATCAAGGTCGTTGGTCTACATCAGTGGCTCCGCGACTTTCTCGGAAGCTTCAAGTGGCATCTCAGCTACAAGGGCCCAAACCCGTGGACGGCCCCCTTCTGGGAGTGGTTCTACAACGGAAACTCCTTCCACTTCCACTTCAACCCGGACGTCGTGGCGAACACCAACCCAACGCTGCTCCTCTTCGCCGTCGTGGCAATCTTCGCGGTTCCGTACGTATGGAAGAGGCGCGGTGAGGGAGCGCTGATTCCATTCGGTGTGTTCTGGAGCACGGTCCTTTTCTTCGCCCTCCAGTACGTTATGGGCGGAAAGACGCAGTTTAGCTTCTACGCAACGGCCCTCGTCCCAGAAGCTGCCATCGTGATGGGGGTCTTCCTCTACGACCTCGTCAAGTGGGAGGCCTTCACTGACTCTCTACTGGACTACCTTCTCTGGCTCGGCAGGCTCTGCAGGATAGGCAGGTTCGTTCGCTACGTTGAATCCAAGAGAAAAACCGGGGAAGAAGAAAAGGTCCCTACTCCTGTGGCGGATATGCGGGTTCCTCCTCTGATTCCCATGGTCTACGTCGCTGAAGACGGGCTACCGAGGAAGAACTCCTCCCCAAGACTGCCGAAGAAGAAGGAGCCGCGCCCTGGAGGACTGCCAAAGAAGGGCGAAAAGAGCGCGGAAGGAGAGGATAAGAAGGGAGAGAATGCTAAAGAGACCCCCGAAAGGGAGCCCATCGAGCTCGATGTGGAGGAGCTCTGA